A window of the Scandinavium goeteborgense genome harbors these coding sequences:
- the def gene encoding peptide deformylase yields the protein MSVLQVLHIPDERLRKVAEPVKEVNAEIQRIVDDMFETMYAEEGIGLAATQVDIHQRIIVIDVSEDRAEQLVLINPELLEKSGDTGIEEGCLSIPEQRALVPRAEKVKIRALDREGKSYELEADGLLAICIQHEMDHLVGKLFIDYLSPLKQQRIRQKVEKLDRLNARA from the coding sequence ATGTCAGTTTTGCAAGTGTTACATATTCCGGACGAGCGTCTTCGCAAAGTCGCAGAGCCGGTTAAAGAAGTAAATGCAGAAATTCAGCGCATCGTCGATGATATGTTCGAAACGATGTACGCCGAAGAAGGTATTGGTCTGGCCGCAACTCAGGTCGACATCCATCAGCGCATCATCGTCATTGACGTGTCTGAAGATCGTGCAGAACAGCTGGTGTTGATCAACCCAGAGCTGCTGGAAAAAAGCGGCGATACCGGTATTGAAGAAGGCTGCCTGTCGATTCCTGAACAGCGGGCACTGGTTCCGCGCGCCGAGAAAGTGAAAATCCGCGCACTGGATCGTGAAGGTAAGTCTTACGAATTAGAAGCCGATGGCCTGCTGGCAATCTGCATTCAGCACGAAATGGACCATCTGGTCGGCAAACTGTTTATCGATTATCTGTCCCCGCTGAAACAACAGCGCATCCGTCAGAAAGTTGAGAAACTGGATCGACTGAACGCTCGTGCTTAA
- the dprA gene encoding DNA-protecting protein DprA produces the protein MTPTEIWLRLITVNGLYGDTLFALAQRLISTDSINADVLRENGFSAKHTKQFFSLSQRILDDTQNWLAIPEHSLLFADHPDYPASLRAIVDYPGILFVAGDVKLLASPQIAIVGSRDHSWYGERWGRIFSEALARKGMTITSGMALGIDGVAHRAALDASGKTIAVLGNGLFHTYPRRHAQLAQRIVENGGALVSEFPLAQPPFPANFPRRNRIISGLSSGVLVVEAAIKSGSLVTARTALEQGRDVYAVPGPLGSPGSEGPHWLIKQGAIPVTSVEDILENLQYGRHPLPDEAEKSNYSPDTELAALPFPELLANVGDEVTPVDVVAERAGQPVPVTVAQLLELELAGWIAAVPGGYVRLRRACHVRRTDVFV, from the coding sequence ATGACACCCACAGAAATATGGCTCCGTCTGATAACGGTCAATGGGTTATACGGCGACACGCTGTTCGCGCTGGCGCAACGGTTGATATCTACAGATTCAATTAATGCCGACGTTTTGCGTGAAAACGGGTTTTCAGCGAAGCACACCAAACAATTCTTCTCACTATCCCAACGCATTCTGGACGACACTCAGAATTGGTTAGCAATACCTGAGCATTCCCTGCTTTTCGCCGATCACCCTGATTACCCTGCCTCATTACGAGCGATCGTCGACTATCCGGGCATTTTGTTTGTCGCGGGGGATGTAAAACTATTGGCGTCGCCACAAATCGCGATTGTCGGCAGTCGGGATCACTCGTGGTACGGCGAGCGGTGGGGGCGCATTTTCAGCGAAGCGCTAGCCAGAAAAGGCATGACGATAACCAGCGGGATGGCGCTAGGCATCGATGGTGTGGCACATCGCGCTGCATTGGATGCATCCGGGAAAACCATTGCGGTATTGGGCAACGGACTGTTTCATACCTATCCACGACGGCATGCGCAACTGGCTCAGCGTATTGTTGAGAATGGCGGGGCGCTGGTGAGTGAATTCCCATTGGCACAGCCGCCTTTTCCCGCCAATTTCCCACGGCGAAATCGGATTATCAGCGGGCTCAGCAGTGGGGTCCTGGTGGTGGAGGCGGCGATAAAAAGCGGCTCTCTGGTCACCGCCAGAACCGCGCTAGAGCAGGGCCGGGATGTTTATGCCGTTCCTGGGCCTTTAGGGAGCCCCGGTTCTGAAGGGCCACACTGGTTGATTAAGCAGGGTGCGATACCTGTGACGTCAGTAGAAGACATCCTGGAAAATTTGCAATATGGGCGACATCCGTTGCCAGATGAGGCTGAAAAATCAAATTATTCCCCGGATACGGAGCTTGCAGCATTGCCATTTCCAGAGCTCCTGGCTAACGTAGGAGATGAGGTAACACCTGTTGACGTTGTCGCTGAACGTGCCGGCCAACCTGTGCCAGTGACGGTAGCCCAACTACTCGAACTGGAGTTAGCAGGATGGATCGCAGCTGTACCCGGCGGCTATGTCCGATTAAGGAGGGCATGCCATGTTCGACGTACTGATGTATTTGTTTGA
- the smg gene encoding DUF494 family protein Smg, with translation MFDVLMYLFETYIHNEAEMRVDQDKLTQDLTDAGFDREDIYNALLWLEKLADYQEGLTEPMQLASDPLSVRIYTADECQRLDASCRGFLLFLEQIQVLNLETREMVIERVMALDATEFELEDLKWVILMVLFNIPGCENAYQQMEELLFEVNEGMLH, from the coding sequence ATGTTCGACGTACTGATGTATTTGTTTGAGACTTACATCCATAACGAAGCAGAGATGCGGGTGGATCAGGATAAGCTGACGCAGGATCTTACTGACGCCGGTTTTGATCGTGAAGATATCTACAACGCACTGCTGTGGTTGGAAAAGCTGGCTGATTATCAGGAAGGGCTCACCGAGCCAATGCAGCTTGCTTCAGATCCACTCTCTGTTCGTATTTATACCGCAGATGAGTGCCAACGGCTGGATGCCAGTTGCCGGGGATTCTTGTTATTCCTGGAGCAGATTCAGGTGCTAAACCTCGAAACGCGTGAAATGGTGATCGAACGCGTTATGGCGCTGGATGCCACAGAGTTTGAGTTGGAAGATTTGAAGTGGGTGATTCTGATGGTGCTGTTCAACATCCCGGGCTGTGAAAATGCCTATCAGCAGATGGAAGAATTACTCTTCGAAGTAAATGAAGGTATGCTGCACTAA
- a CDS encoding type I DNA topoisomerase: MAKSALFTVPKNEPCPQCGAELVIRSGKHGPFLGCSHYPECDYVRPLKSQADGHIVKVLEGQLCPACGAELVLRQGRFGMFIGCSQYPACEHTELIDKPDDTAIACPQCHEGHLVQRRSRYGKTFHSCDRYPDCQFVLNFKPVVGECPECHYPLLIEKKTAQGVKLFCASKQCGKPVSAEQISEQ; this comes from the coding sequence ATGGCCAAATCAGCACTGTTTACGGTGCCTAAAAACGAGCCCTGCCCACAGTGCGGGGCTGAACTGGTTATCCGAAGCGGTAAACACGGGCCGTTTCTCGGTTGTTCTCATTACCCGGAATGCGATTACGTCCGTCCCCTGAAAAGTCAGGCGGACGGACATATTGTCAAAGTTCTGGAAGGGCAGTTGTGTCCAGCCTGCGGGGCGGAACTGGTGCTTCGCCAAGGACGTTTTGGCATGTTTATCGGCTGCAGCCAGTATCCGGCCTGTGAGCATACGGAACTGATCGACAAGCCTGATGATACCGCCATCGCTTGCCCGCAGTGCCACGAAGGGCATCTGGTCCAGCGTCGTTCCCGCTATGGGAAGACCTTCCATTCCTGCGATCGCTATCCCGATTGCCAATTTGTCCTTAACTTCAAACCGGTAGTGGGCGAATGCCCCGAGTGCCATTACCCACTGCTTATCGAAAAGAAAACGGCGCAGGGCGTTAAGCTCTTTTGTGCCAGTAAACAATGTGGAAAGCCGGTATCGGCGGAACAAATCAGTGAACAGTAA
- the tsaC gene encoding L-threonylcarbamoyladenylate synthase type 1 TsaC yields MNSNLHQESVLKAIDALNNKEVIAYPTEAVFGVGCDPDSETAVMRLLELKQRPMEKGLILIAANFEQLRPYIDDSVLSDAQREAVFSRWPGPVTFVFPAQASTPRWLTGRFETLAVRVTDHPLVVELCEAYGKPLVSTSANLTGQEPCRTVAEVVAQFGDAFPVVKGETGGRMNPSEILDALTGELFRQG; encoded by the coding sequence GTGAACAGTAACCTGCATCAAGAAAGCGTTTTGAAAGCTATCGACGCGCTCAATAATAAAGAAGTCATCGCTTATCCCACTGAGGCTGTTTTTGGCGTGGGCTGTGACCCCGATAGTGAAACGGCGGTCATGCGTTTGCTTGAACTCAAGCAGCGCCCTATGGAAAAAGGTCTCATCCTGATTGCCGCGAATTTTGAACAACTCAGGCCATATATCGACGATTCCGTATTGTCGGATGCGCAGCGTGAAGCCGTGTTCTCACGTTGGCCAGGGCCGGTCACCTTCGTCTTTCCAGCTCAGGCTTCGACCCCGCGTTGGCTCACCGGGCGTTTCGAAACGCTTGCTGTACGCGTGACAGACCATCCGCTGGTGGTGGAGTTGTGCGAGGCCTACGGGAAACCGCTGGTATCGACAAGCGCGAATCTCACCGGGCAGGAACCTTGCCGTACCGTCGCAGAAGTTGTCGCTCAGTTTGGCGACGCCTTTCCGGTAGTAAAAGGAGAGACGGGCGGACGGATGAATCCTTCTGAAATTCTTGATGCCCTGACGGGCGAACTTTTCCGCCAGGGGTAA
- the aroE gene encoding shikimate dehydrogenase, whose protein sequence is MEQYAVFGNPIAHSKSPFIHQRFAQQLNIEHPYGRVLAPREAFNETLDAFIASGGKGCNVTVPFKEEAFARADELTERAALAGAVNTLKRLEDGRLLGDNTDGIGLLSDLERLAFIKPGYRILLIGAGGAARGVLLPLLSLDCAVTVTNRTFARAQELATLFAHTGSVKALAMDALADQKFELIINATSSGIGGETPAIPTAIINRDVHCYDMFYQKGNTPFLNWCEQHGAKQNADGLGMLVAQAAHAVLLWHGVMPEITPVIDELKKELAL, encoded by the coding sequence ATGGAACAGTACGCAGTATTCGGCAACCCCATTGCACACAGCAAATCGCCCTTCATTCATCAGAGATTCGCTCAGCAGCTTAATATTGAGCATCCTTATGGTCGGGTGCTTGCCCCACGTGAAGCCTTTAATGAAACGCTGGATGCATTTATAGCCTCAGGCGGTAAAGGCTGTAATGTGACGGTTCCCTTTAAAGAAGAAGCGTTTGCTCGTGCGGATGAACTAACGGAGCGGGCCGCGCTGGCTGGAGCCGTCAATACTTTGAAGCGCCTCGAAGACGGACGCCTGCTGGGTGATAACACTGACGGTATCGGTTTGCTGAGTGACCTTGAACGCCTGGCCTTCATTAAGCCGGGTTATCGCATTCTATTGATTGGCGCGGGCGGCGCGGCGCGTGGCGTACTTTTACCACTGCTGTCGTTAGACTGCGCGGTGACGGTAACCAACAGGACATTTGCCCGAGCTCAGGAACTGGCTACGCTCTTTGCACATACCGGAAGTGTGAAAGCGTTGGCGATGGATGCTCTCGCCGACCAAAAATTCGAATTGATAATCAATGCGACTTCCAGCGGTATTGGCGGAGAAACGCCAGCAATCCCGACTGCGATTATCAATAGAGATGTGCACTGCTATGACATGTTTTATCAGAAAGGAAATACGCCTTTCTTGAACTGGTGCGAACAGCACGGCGCAAAACAGAATGCCGATGGTCTGGGCATGCTGGTGGCCCAGGCGGCGCATGCCGTATTGCTGTGGCATGGCGTTATGCCGGAAATCACACCTGTTATCGACGAACTGAAAAAGGAACTCGCCCTTTGA
- a CDS encoding DUF1488 domain-containing protein, whose amino-acid sequence MNQAILFPDRETWDEVQRCICFPVLVGGFQLNCALSAESLAHRFGGDAPEVWLESFRQNRWDLEEEAEQAIRDRQEDNQGWVWLS is encoded by the coding sequence TTGAATCAGGCGATTCTGTTCCCCGACCGTGAGACCTGGGATGAAGTGCAGCGGTGCATTTGCTTTCCGGTGCTGGTCGGTGGGTTTCAGCTGAACTGCGCATTATCGGCTGAATCACTGGCGCATCGCTTTGGTGGCGATGCGCCAGAAGTCTGGCTGGAAAGCTTTCGACAGAATCGCTGGGATCTGGAAGAAGAAGCCGAACAGGCTATCCGCGATCGGCAGGAAGACAATCAGGGCTGGGTCTGGCTCTCCTGA
- a CDS encoding gamma carbonic anhydrase family protein: MSANIRPYKALHPKIGSRVMIDATSVVIGDVRLADDVGIWPLVVIRGDVNYVAIGARSNIQDGSVLHVTHKSAYKPEGNPLIVGENVTVGHKVMLHGCTIGNRVLVGMGSILLDGAVIENDVMIGAGSLVPQNKRLESGFLYLGSPVKQIRPLTEAEREGLTYSANNYVKWKDEYLSQESQTQP; encoded by the coding sequence ATGTCGGCAAATATTCGCCCTTATAAAGCATTACATCCCAAGATCGGTTCCCGGGTAATGATCGACGCCACCAGCGTGGTGATCGGAGATGTACGCCTCGCTGACGATGTGGGCATCTGGCCGTTGGTCGTTATTCGCGGCGATGTGAATTATGTGGCTATCGGCGCGCGCAGCAATATTCAGGACGGCAGCGTATTACACGTCACGCACAAATCCGCCTATAAGCCGGAAGGCAATCCTCTCATCGTCGGTGAGAACGTCACCGTAGGACACAAAGTCATGCTGCACGGCTGCACGATTGGCAATCGGGTATTGGTCGGGATGGGATCGATACTGCTGGACGGTGCAGTAATAGAAAATGATGTAATGATTGGGGCCGGAAGCCTGGTGCCACAAAACAAACGTCTTGAAAGCGGTTTTCTATATCTCGGCAGCCCGGTCAAACAGATCCGCCCATTAACAGAAGCGGAAAGAGAGGGATTGACGTATTCCGCCAACAACTATGTGAAATGGAAAGATGAATATCTCAGTCAGGAGAGCCAGACCCAGCCCTGA
- a CDS encoding amino acid ABC transporter ATP-binding protein, producing the protein MSQILLQPADAMITLENVNKWYGQFHVLKDINLNVKQGERIVLCGPSGSGKSTTIRCINHLEEHQQGRIVVDGIELNEDIRNIERVRQEVGMVFQHFNLFPHLTVLQNCTLAPIWVRKLPKKEAEALAMHYLERVRIAEHAHKFPGQISGGQQQRVAIARSLCMKPKIMLFDEPTSALDPEMVKEVLDTMIGLAQSGMTMLCVTHEMGFARTVADRVIFMDRGEIVEQAPPEQFFANPKSERTRAFLSQVIH; encoded by the coding sequence ATGAGTCAAATATTACTACAGCCGGCGGATGCGATGATTACGCTGGAAAACGTCAATAAATGGTACGGACAGTTTCACGTTCTGAAGGACATTAATCTGAACGTGAAGCAGGGTGAACGTATTGTCTTGTGCGGGCCTTCAGGCTCAGGAAAATCGACCACAATCCGTTGTATTAATCATCTGGAAGAACATCAGCAGGGTCGGATCGTCGTTGATGGCATCGAGCTCAATGAAGATATTCGCAATATCGAGCGAGTGCGTCAGGAAGTTGGAATGGTATTCCAGCACTTCAATTTGTTCCCGCATCTTACCGTTTTGCAAAACTGTACTCTGGCACCCATATGGGTGCGAAAACTACCAAAGAAAGAAGCGGAAGCGTTAGCGATGCACTATCTGGAGCGGGTCCGGATTGCGGAACATGCTCATAAGTTTCCCGGCCAGATTTCAGGTGGCCAGCAACAGCGCGTCGCGATAGCGCGTTCGTTGTGCATGAAGCCAAAAATTATGCTGTTTGATGAGCCAACTTCCGCACTCGATCCGGAAATGGTGAAGGAAGTACTCGACACCATGATCGGCTTGGCCCAATCCGGGATGACAATGCTGTGCGTAACGCATGAAATGGGCTTTGCCAGAACCGTCGCTGACCGGGTTATCTTTATGGACAGGGGTGAGATCGTCGAGCAGGCACCGCCGGAGCAGTTCTTTGCAAATCCAAAATCTGAGCGTACCCGCGCGTTTCTCTCTCAGGTCATCCACTGA
- a CDS encoding amino acid ABC transporter permease — protein MTKALLSHAARPDGAKRNQPLTWMRKNLFSSWSNSLLTLFALWLMWELIPPLLNWAFLQANWVGTTRADCTKAGACWVFIHQRFGQLMYGLYPHDQRWRINTALIIGLLSIVPMFWSAMPRRGRYIACWAVIYPIVVWFLLYGGFFGLERVETRQWGGLTLTLIIASVGIAGALPLGILLALGRRSTMPVVRILSVIFIEFWRGVPLITVLFMSSVMLPLFMSEGTSIDKLIRALVGVVLFQSAYVAEVVRGGLQALPKGQYEAASSLALGYWKTQVLVILPQALKLVIPGLVNTIIALFKDTSLVIIIGLFDLFSSVQQATVDPAWLGMSTEGYVFAALIYWIFCFSMSRYSQHLEKRFNTGRTPH, from the coding sequence ATGACAAAAGCACTTCTGTCTCACGCTGCGCGACCCGACGGTGCAAAGCGAAATCAGCCACTGACCTGGATGCGAAAGAATCTGTTCTCCAGCTGGTCTAACAGCCTATTGACGCTATTCGCGTTGTGGCTGATGTGGGAACTCATTCCGCCGCTGCTGAACTGGGCTTTTTTACAGGCTAACTGGGTGGGAACGACGCGCGCTGACTGTACAAAGGCGGGTGCCTGCTGGGTGTTCATCCATCAACGCTTCGGCCAGTTAATGTATGGACTTTATCCCCATGACCAGCGCTGGCGCATTAATACTGCACTGATTATCGGCCTGCTGTCGATCGTGCCGATGTTCTGGAGTGCGATGCCACGCCGCGGTCGCTACATTGCCTGCTGGGCGGTCATTTATCCCATCGTGGTGTGGTTTCTGCTGTATGGCGGTTTCTTTGGCCTGGAGAGAGTAGAGACGCGGCAATGGGGTGGCCTGACGCTCACACTGATTATCGCGTCGGTCGGGATTGCCGGGGCGTTACCGCTCGGTATTCTTCTGGCGCTTGGACGGCGTTCGACCATGCCGGTGGTTCGCATACTTTCGGTTATTTTCATCGAATTCTGGCGCGGCGTGCCACTGATCACCGTGTTGTTTATGTCCTCGGTGATGCTACCGCTTTTTATGTCCGAAGGAACCAGCATCGATAAACTCATCCGTGCATTAGTCGGCGTGGTGTTGTTTCAGTCGGCCTACGTGGCGGAAGTGGTGCGCGGAGGCTTGCAGGCTCTACCTAAAGGGCAATATGAAGCCGCAAGCTCGCTAGCTCTGGGCTACTGGAAAACACAGGTGCTGGTCATTCTTCCCCAGGCACTGAAGTTGGTGATTCCGGGCCTGGTCAATACCATTATCGCGCTGTTTAAAGACACTAGTCTGGTGATCATCATTGGCCTGTTCGATCTGTTCAGCAGCGTCCAGCAAGCGACCGTCGATCCTGCATGGCTTGGGATGTCGACGGAAGGCTACGTTTTTGCTGCACTGATCTACTGGATCTTCTGTTTTAGCATGTCGCGCTACAGTCAGCATTTGGAAAAGCGCTTTAACACCGGGCGTACACCGCACTGA
- a CDS encoding amino acid ABC transporter permease has translation MSQRRLTVKGSLSFSNPTVRAWLFQILAVVAVVAIAIYLIHNTITNLDKRGITSGFAFLDRSAGFGIVQHLVDYQQGDTYGRVFLVGLLNTLLVSALCIVFASFLGFFLGLARLSENWLLRKLSTVYIETFRNIPPLLQIFFWYFAVLRNLPGPRQAVNAFELVFLSNRGLYIPSPQWGEGLLAFIAALAIAALLTVGLFRYNKTHQIKTGQLRRTWPTALALVIVLPLLAHWIFGAALHWDIPALQGFNFRGGMVLIPELAALTLALSVYTSAFIAEIIRSGIQAVPFGQHEAARSLGLPNPVTLRQVIIPQALRVVIPPLTSQYLNIVKNSSLAAAIGYPDMVSLFAGTVLNQTGQAIETIAITMSVYLIISLSISLLMNIYNRRMALIER, from the coding sequence AACCCCACGGTTCGCGCCTGGCTGTTTCAAATCCTTGCGGTAGTGGCGGTCGTCGCTATTGCTATCTATTTGATACACAACACCATCACCAATCTGGACAAGCGAGGCATTACCTCTGGTTTTGCTTTTCTCGACAGAAGCGCGGGCTTTGGCATCGTCCAGCACTTAGTGGATTATCAGCAGGGTGATACCTATGGCCGGGTTTTCCTGGTCGGTTTGCTGAACACGCTGCTGGTTTCTGCGCTGTGCATTGTCTTTGCTTCCTTCCTCGGTTTCTTTTTGGGCCTGGCGAGACTCTCCGAAAACTGGCTGCTGCGGAAGCTGTCGACGGTGTATATAGAGACATTCCGTAACATTCCTCCGCTGCTGCAAATCTTCTTCTGGTACTTTGCCGTACTTCGCAATTTACCCGGACCGCGTCAGGCGGTGAATGCCTTCGAGCTGGTGTTCCTCAGTAATCGTGGACTCTATATACCTTCCCCACAATGGGGTGAAGGATTGCTGGCTTTTATTGCCGCACTCGCGATTGCCGCGCTGCTAACCGTCGGGCTTTTTCGCTATAACAAAACGCACCAGATAAAAACAGGCCAACTGCGACGTACCTGGCCGACCGCGCTGGCGCTGGTTATAGTTCTACCGTTGCTCGCTCACTGGATCTTTGGCGCTGCACTCCATTGGGATATACCAGCCCTTCAAGGGTTTAACTTCCGCGGTGGCATGGTACTGATCCCCGAACTGGCAGCTTTAACGCTTGCGCTCTCGGTGTATACCTCTGCGTTTATTGCCGAGATCATCCGTTCCGGTATCCAGGCTGTACCTTTTGGACAGCATGAGGCTGCCCGTTCGCTTGGACTGCCAAACCCTGTGACGCTGCGCCAGGTCATTATTCCCCAAGCGCTCCGCGTGGTGATCCCACCGCTCACCAGCCAGTACCTGAATATTGTCAAAAACTCATCGCTGGCCGCGGCCATTGGTTATCCCGATATGGTCTCGCTGTTTGCCGGTACGGTGCTGAATCAAACCGGACAGGCAATTGAAACGATCGCGATCACCATGTCGGTGTACCTCATTATCAGTCTGAGCATTTCGCTGCTGATGAATATCTACAACCGCCGTATGGCACTGATTGAGCGCTAA